The following are encoded together in the Clostridium sp. BJN0013 genome:
- the hisG gene encoding ATP phosphoribosyltransferase — protein MDSERKIKIALTKGRIEKEAVKIFERAGIDCSEIINKGRKLIFHNMESNIDFVLVKAPDVLTYVEHGVVDIGIVGKDTLLEQDKNFYEVLDLGFGKCKFSLAGLKNSDFYSGYNRKKIATKYPNVARSYFRKLGQDVEIIKIEGSVELAPILGLADAIVDIVETGSTLKENGLVIYKDICSISARMIVNMASMKMKKDEIERIINKVQMQINEMEKAAR, from the coding sequence ATGGATAGTGAAAGAAAAATTAAAATAGCTCTAACTAAAGGAAGAATAGAAAAAGAGGCTGTAAAGATATTCGAGAGAGCTGGCATAGATTGCAGTGAAATTATAAATAAGGGGAGAAAACTTATTTTTCACAATATGGAAAGTAATATAGATTTTGTACTGGTTAAAGCTCCTGATGTGCTTACTTATGTAGAGCATGGGGTAGTGGACATAGGAATAGTTGGAAAAGATACTTTACTTGAACAGGATAAAAACTTTTATGAAGTATTGGATTTGGGATTTGGAAAATGCAAATTTTCATTGGCTGGTCTTAAGAATTCTGATTTTTATTCAGGATATAACAGAAAAAAAATTGCTACTAAATATCCAAATGTAGCAAGGAGTTATTTTAGAAAGCTAGGACAGGATGTAGAAATTATAAAAATAGAAGGTTCTGTGGAGCTGGCACCTATACTAGGGCTTGCAGATGCCATAGTAGATATAGTGGAAACAGGCAGCACCTTAAAAGAAAATGGTCTTGTTATCTATAAAGATATATGCAGTATAAGCGCAAGGATGATAGTTAATATGGCCAGCATGAAAATGAAAAAAGATGAGATAGAGAGAATAATAAATAAGGTGCAAATGCAAATAAATGAAATGGAAAAAGCTGCAAGATAG
- the hisD gene encoding histidinol dehydrogenase yields the protein MKEEIISIIKANTKEGKKYFYELRNKEEEAHNNVILEVNEILEQVKKKGDTALIEYTNKFDSDKVTKENIQVTQREIEEAYRLAEGEFIEALKTASENIMFFHQKQKRNSWMITKEDGIILGQQVRPLEKVGIYVPGGRAAYPSSVLMNTIPAKVAGVEEIIMVTPPMKDGTINPNILVAADISGVNKVYKVGGAQAVGALAFGTESINKVDKIVGPGNVFVAMAKKSVYGYVDIDMIAGPSEILIIADEGAKAPYLAADLMSQAEHDLMASSVLITTSEDLAEEVKKELEKQIEHLERKGMIKKSLKDHGVIMLVKSIEEAVDISNKIAPEHLEICTKEPFLVLGDIKNAGSIFLGDFSPEPLGDYMAGPNHVLPTSGTARFFSPLSVDNFIKKSSFTHYSEKALLEIGDKIIKLAQGEGLTAHANSIIVRNKA from the coding sequence ATGAAAGAAGAAATCATAAGCATTATAAAAGCAAACACAAAAGAGGGGAAAAAATATTTTTATGAACTTAGAAACAAAGAGGAAGAAGCACATAACAATGTAATTTTAGAAGTAAATGAAATACTTGAGCAAGTTAAGAAAAAAGGAGATACCGCACTTATAGAATATACTAATAAATTTGACAGTGATAAGGTGACAAAAGAAAATATACAGGTAACTCAAAGAGAAATAGAAGAGGCTTATAGGTTAGCAGAAGGTGAGTTTATAGAAGCACTAAAGACAGCTTCTGAAAATATAATGTTTTTTCACCAGAAGCAGAAAAGAAATTCCTGGATGATTACAAAAGAAGATGGAATAATACTTGGGCAACAGGTAAGGCCTTTGGAAAAGGTAGGTATATATGTGCCTGGGGGAAGGGCAGCATATCCATCTTCCGTACTTATGAATACTATTCCAGCTAAGGTAGCCGGAGTAGAAGAAATTATCATGGTTACGCCTCCTATGAAAGATGGAACTATAAATCCCAATATTTTGGTGGCTGCAGATATATCAGGGGTAAATAAGGTATATAAAGTGGGAGGAGCTCAGGCTGTAGGTGCACTGGCTTTTGGTACCGAGAGTATTAATAAAGTGGACAAAATAGTAGGCCCTGGGAATGTATTTGTAGCTATGGCTAAAAAAAGTGTATATGGTTATGTAGATATAGATATGATAGCAGGACCTAGTGAAATATTGATAATTGCAGATGAGGGGGCAAAGGCGCCCTATCTGGCAGCAGACTTAATGTCACAGGCGGAACATGATTTAATGGCTTCCTCTGTACTTATTACTACTTCAGAAGATTTAGCTGAAGAAGTAAAAAAGGAACTTGAAAAACAGATAGAACACTTAGAAAGAAAAGGTATGATAAAAAAATCCTTAAAAGATCATGGAGTTATAATGTTAGTAAAAAGTATAGAAGAAGCTGTAGACATATCCAATAAAATAGCTCCAGAACATCTGGAAATTTGCACAAAGGAGCCTTTTTTAGTACTGGGGGATATAAAAAATGCAGGTTCCATATTCTTAGGAGATTTCTCACCGGAACCTTTAGGGGATTATATGGCGGGACCTAACCATGTATTACCTACCAGTGGTACAGCAAGATTTTTTTCACCTTTGTCTGTAGATAATTTTATAAAAAAATCCAGTTTTACGCATTATTCGGAGAAAGCACTTTTAGAAATAGGAGATAAAATTATAAAATTGGCCCAGGGAGAAGGACTTACGGCACATGCAAATTCAATAATAGTGAGGAATAAGGCTTAG
- a CDS encoding ATP phosphoribosyltransferase regulatory subunit has protein sequence MANWRKYIPEGTKDILFQECKKKVEIENILREIYINSGFLEVKSPTLEFYDVFNIENSTLPQEKIYKLIDNQGRILALRADMTTPIARIVGTKLKDAVYPLRLCYTSNVYRVNESLNGKNSEITQSGVEVIGVKNINADAEVIIMGITALLNCGLENFKIELGHAEMFKALLEGANLDYEEKEKLRESIDSKNFTALNQILHENKDKFEESSLNILKELPKLFGGIEIIEKASCLTDNKRAIKALEDVKKVYEIVKSIGLGEYLAVDLGMVYHIDYYTGIIFRGYTQGFGGNILSGGRYDNLIAQFGENKPATGFAIDVDGIIKSLQTNGKFSDKNDERVLVYYNKQDFKKAYERAQSLREKGVVAEITHFDEEKEAREYAYNKSMKFLKI, from the coding sequence ATGGCTAATTGGAGAAAATATATACCAGAAGGAACGAAGGATATTTTATTTCAAGAATGTAAAAAGAAAGTAGAGATAGAAAATATATTGAGAGAAATTTATATAAATAGTGGATTCTTAGAAGTGAAGTCACCCACTTTAGAATTCTATGATGTATTTAATATAGAAAATTCAACTTTGCCCCAGGAAAAGATATATAAATTAATTGACAATCAAGGTAGAATATTGGCTTTAAGGGCAGACATGACCACCCCTATTGCAAGAATCGTGGGAACTAAGTTAAAAGATGCAGTTTATCCTTTAAGGCTTTGTTATACTTCAAATGTATATAGAGTTAATGAGAGTTTAAATGGCAAGAATAGTGAAATAACTCAATCAGGGGTGGAAGTGATAGGAGTAAAGAATATTAATGCAGATGCAGAAGTGATTATAATGGGAATAACGGCTCTTTTAAATTGTGGACTTGAAAATTTTAAAATAGAGCTTGGCCATGCAGAGATGTTTAAGGCATTGTTGGAAGGTGCAAATCTTGATTATGAAGAGAAAGAAAAGTTGAGAGAAAGCATAGATAGTAAGAATTTCACTGCGTTGAATCAAATTCTTCATGAAAATAAAGATAAGTTTGAAGAAAGTTCTTTGAATATTTTAAAAGAACTTCCAAAGTTATTTGGAGGTATAGAGATAATTGAAAAGGCTTCTTGTCTTACTGATAATAAAAGGGCTATAAAAGCTTTAGAAGATGTTAAAAAGGTATATGAAATTGTAAAGAGTATAGGACTTGGAGAATATCTAGCGGTAGATTTAGGAATGGTGTACCATATAGATTATTATACTGGGATAATATTTAGAGGGTATACTCAGGGGTTTGGAGGAAATATACTAAGTGGAGGAAGATATGATAATTTGATAGCACAATTTGGAGAAAATAAGCCAGCTACGGGATTTGCTATAGATGTAGACGGAATAATTAAATCCCTTCAGACAAATGGAAAGTTTTCTGATAAAAATGATGAAAGAGTACTTGTTTATTACAACAAACAAGATTTCAAAAAGGCATATGAAAGGGCACAAAGCCTTAGAGAGAAAGGAGTAGTTGCAGAAATTACCCATTTTGATGAAGAAAAAGAGGCTAGAGAATATGCATATAACAAAAGCATGAAGTTCTTAAAGATATAA
- a CDS encoding GNAT family N-acetyltransferase: MDDSFLFRKYSDDDFEDYKNLYKSVYCKNIDKNFFRWKHSMNMSINQNPIIYLVVNGEKKIIGASSFFVTKLVYNGNKYDVVQLGDTMVSKEYRGKGLFKKSIGFALEDLKNSGYNGIFAFANSNSYPGLLKLGFDSLYKINLYVKVLNYEAMLRGKLGDKPGLNIIGKVLNFYTKLPKYSGDKFNIEEADLLQSNILSFINEANKNYIHLDKNRDYIKWKYLDKPECRYETVLIKNEKSIYAVFVIRIDNICGRKSGKIVEYFSKENKETSTYFNLISNYYTNKGLDYIEMWDVGNEHLKRILKKNKFIKRKVKLYFIIKAFNEKLESINDLSLWRICGGDADTA, from the coding sequence ATGGATGATAGCTTTTTATTTAGAAAATATAGTGATGATGATTTTGAAGATTATAAAAATTTATATAAATCTGTTTATTGTAAAAATATAGATAAAAATTTTTTTAGATGGAAACATAGTATGAATATGTCAATAAATCAAAATCCAATAATATATCTTGTGGTTAATGGAGAAAAAAAAATAATTGGAGCAAGTTCTTTTTTTGTCACTAAGCTTGTTTACAATGGAAATAAATATGATGTAGTACAACTTGGGGATACAATGGTATCAAAGGAATATAGGGGTAAGGGTTTATTTAAAAAGAGTATAGGATTTGCATTAGAAGATTTAAAAAATAGTGGATATAATGGGATTTTTGCATTTGCAAACAGTAACTCTTACCCAGGACTTTTAAAGCTTGGATTTGATAGCCTTTATAAAATAAATCTATATGTAAAGGTTCTTAATTATGAAGCGATGCTTAGGGGGAAGCTGGGCGATAAACCTGGTTTAAATATTATTGGAAAAGTGTTAAACTTTTACACAAAGTTACCTAAGTATAGTGGTGATAAATTTAATATAGAAGAAGCTGATTTGTTACAAAGCAATATTTTGAGCTTCATAAATGAAGCTAACAAGAATTACATACATCTAGATAAAAATAGAGATTATATTAAGTGGAAGTACCTAGATAAACCAGAATGCAGATATGAAACAGTACTTATAAAGAATGAAAAAAGTATCTATGCTGTTTTTGTTATAAGAATTGATAATATTTGTGGAAGAAAATCAGGGAAAATCGTAGAATATTTTTCTAAGGAGAATAAGGAAACAAGTACATACTTCAACTTGATAAGTAACTATTATACTAATAAGGGTCTTGATTATATTGAAATGTGGGATGTAGGAAATGAACATCTAAAAAGGATATTAAAAAAGAATAAATTTATTAAAAGAAAAGTGAAGTTATATTTTATAATTAAGGCATTTAATGAGAAACTAGAATCTATTAATGATTTAAGTCTTTGGAGGATTTGTGGGGGTGATGCTGACACTGCGTAG
- a CDS encoding PIG-L deacetylase family protein, with translation MMSFRKIKLILKPSYLKIYDILGRIYFYNYILKNAELFKRNNQLCSTLMGENILIFAPHIDDDMIGCGGAIIKYLSTNKNVSICYLTDSGGLGSKSSRTDIIKERRNEALTIASLIGLRKDSLFFLNGEDGNLYESDIEDDIKDVIKLVKPDTIFMPCLLDTHKDHYTVSVKLCKLYKKFVKFFNGITIYLYESQSPITEFYSNICLNITEVISNKIQITKVYKSQPSDFRFMINQNMINGATFGKGKFVEIYIKTNMENYSAFFSKYYSDLEKYLKVREKLIPNGDSRDLIASYKTSKENKTLLTKLEKIQITKFISNL, from the coding sequence ATGATGTCATTCAGAAAAATAAAATTAATATTAAAACCATCATACTTGAAAATTTATGATATATTAGGACGTATTTATTTTTATAATTATATACTAAAAAATGCAGAGTTGTTTAAACGAAACAATCAGCTTTGCAGTACACTTATGGGTGAAAATATTCTTATATTTGCTCCACATATTGATGATGATATGATAGGATGTGGCGGAGCTATAATAAAATATTTATCAACAAACAAGAATGTAAGCATATGTTATTTGACAGATAGTGGTGGATTGGGGAGTAAAAGCAGTAGAACCGATATCATAAAGGAAAGAAGAAATGAAGCTTTAACAATAGCATCTTTAATCGGACTTAGAAAGGATAGTCTATTCTTTTTAAATGGCGAGGATGGAAATTTGTATGAAAGTGATATTGAGGATGATATTAAGGATGTTATAAAACTTGTAAAACCGGATACAATTTTTATGCCGTGTCTGCTAGATACACATAAAGATCACTATACTGTATCGGTAAAGTTGTGTAAGTTATATAAGAAGTTTGTCAAATTTTTTAATGGAATCACTATTTATCTTTATGAATCACAAAGTCCAATTACAGAATTTTACTCGAATATTTGTCTTAATATTACAGAAGTCATATCTAATAAAATCCAAATTACAAAGGTTTATAAATCCCAGCCATCCGATTTCAGGTTTATGATAAATCAGAATATGATAAATGGGGCTACCTTTGGTAAGGGTAAGTTTGTGGAAATCTATATAAAGACTAATATGGAAAACTATAGTGCATTTTTTTCTAAATATTACAGTGATTTAGAAAAATATTTAAAAGTAAGGGAAAAGCTAATTCCAAATGGAGATAGTAGGGATTTAATTGCAAGTTATAAAACTAGTAAAGAAAATAAGACATTACTGACAAAGTTAGAAAAAATTCAAATAACCAAATTTATTAGTAATTTGTAG
- a CDS encoding response regulator transcription factor, whose translation MANILAIDDEEGILEVIKVALSREGHRVTTICDFLSFPVERCLDYDLILLDVMMPGIDGFTLCKNIRDLVDCPILFLTAKTMEEDIVKGLVMGGDDYITKPFGINELRWRVAAHLRREHREKHNSFIVSGVRFKVSAKEVFIEEKQVSLTKSEYEISEFLAINHGQVFSKEKIYEAVFGFDGESDSSAIVEHIKNIRAKFARVGISPIETVWGIGYKWS comes from the coding sequence ATGGCGAATATACTGGCAATTGATGATGAAGAGGGAATTCTTGAAGTTATAAAAGTAGCACTTTCAAGAGAAGGACACAGGGTTACCACTATTTGTGATTTTTTATCCTTCCCTGTTGAAAGGTGTTTGGATTATGATTTGATTTTACTGGATGTTATGATGCCGGGTATAGACGGGTTCACTCTTTGTAAGAACATTCGTGACCTAGTAGATTGTCCTATTTTGTTCCTGACTGCAAAGACTATGGAGGAAGACATTGTAAAAGGACTCGTCATGGGTGGTGATGACTATATTACGAAGCCATTTGGAATTAATGAACTTCGCTGGAGGGTGGCAGCACATCTTAGAAGGGAACACAGGGAGAAACACAATAGTTTTATTGTATCTGGGGTAAGATTTAAAGTTTCAGCAAAAGAAGTGTTTATAGAAGAAAAACAGGTTTCTCTGACAAAAAGTGAATATGAAATAAGTGAATTCCTTGCTATAAATCATGGGCAGGTGTTTTCAAAGGAAAAAATATATGAGGCTGTATTTGGTTTTGACGGTGAAAGTGACAGTTCAGCTATTGTTGAACATATAAAAAATATAAGGGCGAAGTTTGCAAGGGTGGGCATATCTCCAATTGAAACAGTTTGGGGGATTGGATATAAATGGTCTTAA
- a CDS encoding lantibiotic immunity ABC transporter MutG family permease subunit encodes MGILFKLVRADFQKIRHTAIVWIHIVIPILIPMLFLGYYTSSPSTIDNVSKVSLYIQVLTMGFPLIIGIVCAMVVEQEADAGNFQELLMARHKLLSFFSKLVMLLIMGVGSLTIAVGILGFGLEFLIHKNAFDAIFYGKIIFILLFCEIFLYLLHLLCSFIFGTGASIGLGIGESLISALMLTGLGDIFGKWFPCSWGSRILDSYISLKIDNGKNLLVLSEFQIVVYICVTSTIMLFLISFLWYKYFEGRSEN; translated from the coding sequence ATGGGTATACTTTTTAAACTCGTAAGGGCGGATTTCCAGAAGATACGCCATACTGCAATAGTATGGATACATATTGTGATTCCAATACTGATTCCAATGCTGTTTTTAGGTTATTATACAAGCTCACCTTCAACTATAGATAATGTTTCAAAGGTAAGCTTGTATATACAAGTTTTAACTATGGGATTTCCATTGATAATTGGTATTGTCTGTGCCATGGTTGTGGAGCAGGAAGCTGATGCAGGAAATTTTCAGGAACTTTTGATGGCAAGACATAAACTTCTTAGTTTTTTTAGTAAGTTAGTTATGCTGCTTATCATGGGAGTGGGATCTCTTACTATTGCTGTTGGCATTCTGGGTTTTGGGTTGGAGTTCCTGATCCATAAAAATGCATTTGATGCTATTTTTTATGGAAAGATAATTTTCATTCTATTGTTCTGTGAAATTTTTTTATACTTGTTACATCTATTATGCAGTTTTATATTTGGAACAGGAGCCTCCATAGGACTTGGAATAGGGGAAAGCTTAATTTCAGCACTCATGCTTACAGGGCTTGGAGATATATTTGGAAAGTGGTTTCCGTGCAGTTGGGGCTCTAGAATACTGGATTCTTATATCAGTCTGAAGATTGACAATGGCAAGAATCTGTTAGTATTAAGTGAATTTCAAATTGTAGTATATATTTGTGTTACATCAACTATTATGTTGTTTTTAATAAGCTTTTTATGGTATAAATATTTTGAGGGAAGAAGTGAAAATTAA
- the hisC gene encoding histidinol-phosphate transaminase, translating into MIERLFKQSLQNFVPYTVPKLDYEIKLDANESFLKLDDYMMQKILDKVNKVHFNRYPDAGAEKVCEAYSKYVGINRENIMAGNGSDELIQIIIAALVDKNENIMTVEPDFSMYGNYAEIGGGRVLVFQLDEEFNLDVDKLIDSINKERVKVLFLSNPNNPTGKVLKREQIFKILNGCNCAVVIDEAYVEFHEESIVDSIYEYENLIVLRTCSKAMASAAIRLGFLITNSFMLNEIKKAKPPFNVSSVTQAIGEAVLEEIDYINNSLEKIKSERSFLVDKLSTFKEIKLYPTCANFILIKFKDAEFVYKYLLENKIVVRNYKQGRLKDFLRITVGSREENEAVIERLCKILK; encoded by the coding sequence ATGATAGAGAGATTATTTAAACAAAGTCTTCAAAATTTTGTACCCTATACTGTACCTAAATTAGATTATGAGATAAAATTGGATGCCAATGAGAGTTTTTTAAAACTAGATGATTATATGATGCAGAAAATATTAGATAAAGTAAATAAGGTACATTTTAACAGATATCCCGATGCCGGGGCAGAAAAAGTATGTGAGGCATATTCTAAATATGTTGGCATAAACAGAGAAAATATAATGGCGGGAAATGGTTCAGATGAACTTATACAGATTATCATAGCTGCATTGGTAGATAAAAATGAAAATATAATGACTGTAGAACCTGATTTTTCTATGTATGGAAACTATGCAGAAATAGGAGGAGGCAGGGTTTTAGTTTTTCAGCTGGATGAAGAATTCAATCTGGATGTGGATAAACTTATAGATAGCATAAATAAGGAGAGAGTAAAGGTATTATTCCTATCAAATCCCAATAATCCTACGGGAAAAGTTTTAAAGAGAGAGCAGATCTTTAAAATATTAAATGGATGTAATTGTGCAGTAGTTATAGATGAGGCCTATGTTGAATTTCATGAAGAAAGTATAGTGGATAGCATATATGAATATGAAAATCTTATAGTACTTAGAACTTGCTCCAAGGCTATGGCTTCAGCTGCCATAAGATTGGGATTTTTAATTACTAACTCCTTTATGTTAAATGAGATAAAAAAAGCAAAGCCCCCTTTTAATGTAAGCTCTGTAACCCAGGCTATAGGTGAAGCTGTACTTGAAGAAATAGACTATATAAATAATTCTCTGGAAAAGATAAAGAGTGAAAGGAGCTTTTTGGTAGATAAATTAAGCACTTTTAAGGAAATCAAATTATATCCTACCTGTGCAAATTTTATACTTATAAAATTTAAAGATGCAGAATTTGTGTATAAATATCTCCTTGAAAATAAAATAGTTGTGAGAAATTATAAACAGGGAAGACTTAAAGATTTTTTAAGAATAACAGTGGGAAGTAGAGAAGAAAATGAAGCTGTTATAGAAAGGTTGTGTAAAATACTAAAATAG
- a CDS encoding lantibiotic protection ABC transporter ATP-binding protein, with product MNNFILETKKLCKNFKGQMAVNNISLKVKKNSIYGLLGPNGAGKSTTLKIITGMLRASSGEILFEGHKWSRNDLRNVGALIEGAPLYGNLTARENLKVRTIVLGLPDKRIDEVLEIVDLKNTGKKRAHQFSMGMKQRLGIAIAILNNPKLLILDEPTNGLDPFGIQELRELIRSFPEHGITVILSSHVLSEVEQVVDEIGIISGGVLGYQGGMKKGEDLEKLFIEVAGKYRREGE from the coding sequence ATGAATAATTTTATTTTAGAAACTAAAAAGCTCTGTAAAAATTTTAAAGGACAAATGGCAGTAAATAATATATCACTTAAGGTCAAGAAAAATTCTATTTATGGATTGCTTGGACCAAATGGAGCAGGAAAGTCCACGACATTAAAGATAATAACTGGAATGCTGAGAGCAAGCAGTGGAGAAATTTTATTTGAAGGTCATAAGTGGAGTAGAAATGATTTGAGAAATGTGGGGGCTTTAATTGAAGGTGCACCACTTTATGGAAATCTTACTGCAAGGGAAAATTTAAAGGTGCGTACAATAGTTTTAGGATTACCTGACAAAAGAATCGATGAAGTACTTGAAATAGTGGATTTAAAGAATACGGGCAAGAAAAGAGCGCATCAATTTTCCATGGGAATGAAGCAAAGGCTTGGCATTGCAATAGCTATCCTAAATAATCCAAAACTTTTAATTTTGGATGAGCCTACTAATGGACTGGACCCTTTTGGTATACAAGAACTTCGTGAGTTAATTCGTTCTTTTCCAGAACATGGAATTACAGTAATACTATCAAGTCATGTACTGAGTGAAGTTGAACAGGTAGTTGATGAAATTGGAATTATTTCAGGTGGAGTTTTAGGATATCAGGGAGGTATGAAAAAGGGAGAAGATCTTGAAAAGTTGTTTATAGAGGTTGCCGGAAAATATAGAAGGGAGGGAGAATAA
- a CDS encoding ATP-binding protein — MVLKVKKNLRGIFIRYIICFGIAAILLIVLYAFVFYLMLENNIILPANYSEHKIEGNRSAILKADKVTSNLIPYGCSYGVYNEDGKLLYGNFTTKQAKEAWTAIKNNQNIIFGDGYLSVFHRKKDICIIQYSIKAQFKSPLIRKHLANVELLGVVLLLILLVGEVVLLAVVFGKYLSKEIKVLIEVSDNIKRKDLDFEPKHSDIREIEEVIDSLNDMKNALKESLEKQWNMEKLKKNQISTLAHDIKTPLTIIKGNAELIKEISIEADNMKYNDYILKSADEIEKYLKLLIDITKSEDILVLKQGKIRTEAFFRKIVDKESALASEKNLELISEVESAPEFFYGDEELLYRAIMNVISNAIEYSPEFGKLILKIYGCKNELEFSIEDNGHGFSEEELQFAAEQFYRGDKSRISKNHYGMGLFITSSFIKLHGGVMKLSNSEQIGGAKVVLGIPLLSKSIIED, encoded by the coding sequence ATGGTCTTAAAAGTTAAGAAAAATTTAAGGGGCATATTTATCAGATATATTATATGTTTTGGTATTGCAGCGATATTACTTATAGTTTTGTATGCTTTTGTATTTTATTTAATGCTTGAAAATAACATTATATTACCTGCTAATTATTCTGAACATAAGATTGAAGGAAACAGAAGTGCAATCTTGAAGGCAGATAAGGTGACTTCCAATTTAATACCTTATGGCTGCAGTTATGGTGTATATAATGAAGATGGTAAGTTGCTTTATGGAAATTTTACGACTAAACAAGCTAAAGAAGCATGGACTGCCATAAAGAATAATCAAAACATTATTTTTGGAGATGGTTATCTTAGTGTATTTCATAGAAAAAAAGACATTTGCATTATTCAATATTCTATCAAGGCACAATTTAAATCACCTTTAATTAGAAAACATTTGGCAAATGTGGAATTGTTAGGAGTAGTTTTACTTTTGATATTATTGGTAGGAGAAGTTGTGCTGCTGGCAGTGGTATTTGGAAAATACCTCTCTAAAGAGATTAAAGTTTTAATTGAAGTTTCAGATAACATAAAGAGAAAGGATCTTGATTTTGAGCCTAAACATTCTGATATTCGTGAAATTGAAGAAGTAATTGATTCTTTAAATGACATGAAAAATGCTTTAAAGGAATCCTTAGAAAAACAGTGGAATATGGAAAAATTAAAGAAAAATCAAATTTCTACATTGGCACATGATATAAAGACACCTCTTACCATAATAAAGGGAAATGCGGAATTAATCAAGGAAATCAGTATTGAAGCAGATAATATGAAATATAATGACTATATTTTAAAAAGCGCAGATGAAATTGAAAAGTACTTGAAACTTCTTATAGATATTACAAAGTCAGAGGATATACTGGTTTTAAAGCAGGGTAAAATAAGGACAGAAGCATTCTTTAGAAAAATTGTAGATAAGGAAAGTGCATTAGCTTCTGAAAAAAATCTTGAGCTTATAAGTGAAGTGGAAAGTGCACCTGAATTTTTTTATGGGGATGAAGAACTTTTATATAGAGCTATTATGAATGTGATTTCAAATGCAATTGAGTACTCCCCAGAGTTTGGAAAATTGATTTTGAAAATTTATGGATGTAAAAATGAACTTGAGTTTTCAATTGAAGACAATGGACATGGATTTTCAGAGGAAGAACTGCAATTTGCAGCAGAGCAATTTTATAGGGGAGACAAGAGTAGAATTTCAAAGAACCATTATGGTATGGGACTATTTATTACAAGTTCGTTTATAAAGCTACATGGCGGGGTTATGAAACTATCAAATTCTGAACAAATTGGCGGTGCAAAGGTAGTTTTGGGAATTCCATTATTATCTAAGTCGATAATAGAAGATTAA
- a CDS encoding lantibiotic immunity ABC transporter MutE/EpiE family permease subunit has translation MEAYFKSEYLKIKHTFMGKLIFLAPIFAIILSLILTPHYFEIDSYNWWYVMILPGMVSLLCTLIAVKDNKMKNMAVLSLPVDLKKVWISKILVCSLMIIFASIIHLFGCLFIGNILHFGKLGMIPAASVVLGSLVLIITFLWQIPFCLFLGSKIGIFPTILINIIAYFMLGVIFAVEDVLWIIPYAVPSRLMCPIIKVLPNGLPAVSGNQTFRPELLSDSVILPGIMITVVLFLTLTVLTAKWYERQEAK, from the coding sequence ATGGAAGCTTATTTTAAATCAGAGTATTTAAAGATAAAACATACATTTATGGGAAAACTTATTTTTCTGGCACCGATTTTTGCAATAATTCTTTCATTGATATTAACACCACATTATTTTGAGATAGATAGCTATAATTGGTGGTATGTAATGATTCTTCCAGGAATGGTGTCCTTATTATGTACATTAATTGCTGTCAAAGATAACAAGATGAAAAACATGGCAGTGCTTTCTCTACCAGTAGACCTTAAAAAAGTTTGGATATCAAAAATACTTGTGTGCAGCTTGATGATAATTTTCGCTTCTATAATTCATTTATTTGGATGTTTATTTATTGGCAATATTCTTCATTTTGGAAAGCTTGGAATGATTCCAGCGGCAAGTGTAGTATTAGGAAGTTTGGTTTTAATTATTACTTTTTTATGGCAAATACCTTTTTGTCTGTTTCTTGGAAGTAAAATAGGAATATTTCCCACAATATTAATTAATATTATTGCCTATTTTATGCTAGGAGTAATATTTGCTGTTGAAGATGTGTTGTGGATAATACCATATGCGGTTCCATCCAGGTTAATGTGTCCCATTATAAAGGTTCTTCCAAACGGACTTCCTGCTGTTTCAGGTAATCAGACCTTTAGACCGGAGCTATTATCAGACAGTGTTATTTTACCTGGAATTATGATTACAGTAGTTTTATTTCTTACACTTACAGTTTTAACTGCAAAATGGTATGAAAGACAGGAGGCAAAATAA